TGGGTTTCATCTTTATCATCACCAAATTCTTACCGCTCACTGGATCTTCGCCATCATCATCTCCACTACAAGATTTTCCCGTCATCTAATCCATTCTCTGAGGAGCCAGGATGGACAGTTGTACCTGCTAAGGGTGGTGGTAGGAACTTGAGTGCACTCAAACTAATGAAACAGGGTTGAACAAATAAAGACTGATTTAGTATTCCCCTGGTTATCTCTACGAAAACCTGTTTCATTCTGAGATCTCAgtttttgttaatttgtttttatatcttttattttctttgtcggGTTTTTGATATTTAAGTTGTGGTTTGAGTACATTGGGTTTAAACTTAATTGGCCTATCTTATTTTGATTACCATACTGAATCATTTAGTTTAGCCATGCTAGACTTCtggtaaaagattattttgcataatctCAAATTGAAAGTAGTAGCCTACTGGTTGTGGGTGGAATTTGTTTCATGCCCAAAGTACGAGTTAGATGATTTCTGTGAGCAAAATGGAAAGCATAGTgctgtaaattaaaatacatatgCAATGTTATTTTCTAACTGAGAAGAAAGACAGGAAAAAGAACGAATAATACACTACTGTTAAACACAAAGTTACTCTGTTGTTGGTGTGAGTTATTAAGAAAGTTTAAGAAATTCTATTCTGTACTTCAACGTATGCCAtatgccatatatatatatatatatatatatatatataatatatatataaactttgtagttttttcacatgctgttgcaacaactagtaacgttacaaaaactacaacaccacaccggatctagctagaccggcaacaaaacaacaggcgtgctgcacacacttgtttgggcttgcgagccggccaaagagtagtacatacctgcaaactagtcgctttttgGCGAAAATCGcagttttgaatgggaaaatgtcatccacgtgaatcgtgtagatgcgaagagtttttatttggagacccggtgctaatacggcaccagtGCCTTAATCTACTGGACCAAAACTTATTTAGgcgccactgaaatgcctgcgcttctctctgatgctccgaaaacggacgttagagggaactgtaaTATCGCCGTActggacgctagttaacactacacttagcagcaggtaacgttagcctaccattagctagcagctggagtaaataCGGTTAAAATTCGGACAGCTAAACgatgtaaagtgtgactgtatttcactggagaggcttctaacaccagactgtagctgccattgtctgaaaaacacagactcagcctCGCCTCGcaagcctcgtggtgcattcaaagttattgtaaaatacccctTTCCCATCCAATGGTTGTTTATGCCGTtttgtgctcttttttttttttagatcaactttttattttatattttagaacatacagaacagacaaatacaattaaacaaggtgctccttttttaaatatatatatataaaaccaaTCACCATCGTGTACAAACACacggaaagaaagaaacaaaagccACTGTTATTCGTTGACCTCAGctgtttttgtaaattataaatgaaaccATATTTATGTGCTGTGAATACAAAGGTGATGCCGCAGCATGACACCTTACACATGCAaaggtggacaaaataacaggaacacctgtttttctccaaaaagacatggacaaaaataaaaaataaaacttgtgcaGTGTAATGAAATGTAGCCTCTGACGTTTTGTCCAAAAAGACGTGGACAAAATAAAAGGAACACTCGTGCAgtgtaatgaaatgaaatgcacCCTCTGAGACTTTATCAAAAAAGACATGGACAAAATTAAAGGAACACTTTACAATCTAAGACTGTTACTAAATGATTACAAATTGCAATAATGTAGAATGAAGTCATTTTTTCACAAATCCAATATTTTATGGGATGGTACAATATTAATTttcagaattaaaaagtgacTTATTGGCACAAGCGTGTGTGAGAACTGTACGTCTGGTGTTCcggtaaagaaaaaaagccttatcaactacagtacagtatgtgctgcGTTTGATcacctgtgtgtttgtcacTGGGCTCTGTTCATGAAGGCCATCGATGTGAGAATGACAGAAACTGTGAATATTGCTGATCACCTGCGTGGCTTTTCACTGAGTTCTGCTTCTACATGAATGTTGACCTTGTTTCTGGCTTAAATATTTTCTTATGGTGACTGCTGGGGCTGGTACAACACTTCTATCTCCTCAGGTCACAATACAGGACACAGGCTAAGGTTATGATGCAAATaagcatgttttatttatttttagtaaTCAAGCTCAAAGCGGATATTTGCATTTGTGATGATGTCATTGGACACTTCATTTCTCATTAGGACAGCATGCAAGCTAATTTGATCAAATTCTGAATAAAAGCACATTCATTAAGCACAAGATGCATTTCTGGTTTTGCTTGTAAAACATTGCATCTGTTTGCCTCATTTGCTCTGGATTTCTTGttggaaaaaaagagggaatttgttaaaaaatatcaaattaatatacatacacacacaaacacacacacacacatgggcatGCACATACCCTAGGACAATTGAAGTCCCTAAGTTACAGGTCTGTTGACGACCATCACAGGGGCGTCgaactggggggaaaaaggggaccaagggccctcatgtgaggagggcccaaaaagatgctagaatgaatagctgtggatgcggcgAGGGGCCCAGAattttctacagggcccagaattttgtgctaggCCCCTGACCATCACATAACCCTAACACCCCTGTTTCAATGTCAGGCCGCTCTCTCACTTCCcaggtttcttttttctttttctaaaattgtttttattcatgTGTATGCCTTCCACCGCAGggttttgcaaataaactcttaCTAACTATGcaactattatttatttatttattttctttcacctctattttttctatttttatttcatcttgTGATCTTGTGTTTGGTTCTTAACTTCTGGTTCGACCTGATCTGTCATGTATTTgttctgttgtttgtttttgtgtttgtggaaTGTATGATTTTGTGgagtaaaataaaaactcttacTACTTATTCTTACTACTTACTACTTACTCTTACTAACTGAAGGATGTAATTTAATAATGCCCAAATttacaaataaacataaactGTATATCATAGGTTAATGTCTGAATAACAgaaaacatgcatgcacataaaGGTACATTCATGCTTCCTCTCTGTATCTGTCCTATCCCAGATAAACAACAAAATGCATGATAAATGGAATGAATCATAAAGAAAAgctacaaaacacaaaaagagaggaaaacttCCATCTGAAGACAGAATTAACAGCTAGGTTCAAttaaatgttattattattatacttaaGTTAGATCACATTAAGGATAGCGCGTACATAGCAAGTTCGAAAAAACATCGAAACACACAACTTACTTTCATTTTTAGAGGAAATGCTTTCTTTGGCCAGGTTTCAGGTGACGTCTGGAAGCAGTCGAATCTGAAATCAGAAAGAGAGCTAAATCTGTAAAACCTGCTTGATTTCTTTATGGTACTGCTACAATGCACATGAACATAAGTATGGTCTTCCAAGGTATCTgttcagtctgacctagtctgtCAATTTTTACAGTAGAAAGACAGCATGAGAGAGTACTGTTGGTAGGGGGTAGTCAGGTAGAAAGACAACTGAGAATGTAAGCAACTCGGAGAAAATACACGATGGATACAGAAACAAGCAGGAAGTTATTTAGTTAGGGAGATGATAGGCTGTATAGGTAAAAAGGTACGTACTGCAGCCATACAGGCGGTTCACCCGAAGGATGTCATTAGGACTCATCTGGGTGGCTCTGCCAAGGGATACATTGTTGTCGGGGATAGGAACGATGGTTGGCTGCCTATTTCTAGAGAAGGCAAACCTGTGGTACACAGTAGGGATGAGAGGTTTAAACTGTATTGTTGAATGACAACGGAAGCTGATGTATGGATCCATACTGGGCATGAAGCGATTGTAAGTGATTTagggacaaaatccacagtgCTTGTTCTTTGTAAAAATGCATTCTTCAACAGTCTCAGTTATAGACAAATCAATGGAGTATATTCCAAAGTTATAGTCCTTAAATTAAATTCCCCTTTATGTTTCCTTGAGACTGCCTCCCCCAGAAAAACGCtgaagcagcaattacgacccatatttacatttatagtgTTATCGTCCTccagtggccgtagtagttataATGGCAGCAAAGCCGGAagtgaggtgacaaagtataagttAAAAAATATAAGAGTGCCACATTTCCATGTAAGAGGGTAAATTGGGGTggtgggtcaaacaaacacagtactttcacccaggagactggggtccatgtcctgtttgaaaataaaagtaaatggcaagtttttttttcttttttaactttactGACCAGACACATATTTGTCAGTTTCTGTGTCACGTGCGTAACTGAAAGTAAGTGAGGGGTTAGGGCTCACACTAACCCCCTAATcctaaccccccaaccctaattttaacccaaaccacaatatttttctaaatttaaATACTTAATGTTGGTTCCCTAACATAACCAAGTAGTTctttgcctaaacctaaccaaactgtgactattttacaatttcttttttttaaactgagttTAAGATTTGCAAAGAAGAAGGATGTGGATTTTGTCTCTTTCAGTGGAATTTCATTAGAAGAGGATCTCTTCATGTATGAAGAGTATCTAAAGTGTCCAGTAACTTGTTCAACGTACATATGGGCATGTGAGTATTGTTTCAAGAAATAATTGAAAATGGAAAATCCTCCATTAAAAATGCATAGTTATGTTATATGTTATACATTATTTCATAGTTAACATATCATAAATACATTGTTGTAGAATGTTATAATTAAGTTCAGTGAGTGAATTTTACCTGTCATATTGCATGACAGAGCCGTAGTCATAGGGAGTGCCAAGGTTCCTTGTTTGGACCTTGGTGAATTGGGACTCCAATCCTGCAGGCGATCACACAGCTTAATCAAATGTTTGTCAGTCAACATTTTTAACTTGTCAATCAAAATGGCTGAAAAGTGCAATAAGTAAAGGGGTTAACTTAATAGGTATATCTGCAGTAAACTACATGTCACATTTTCTGTACACATGGCTGTTCATTTTAGAGGTCTTGATAACTACATAATTGACATCCCTTGCTACTGAATAACTGCAACAATGATATGACACTTAACATTTTTCACTTAGACACTCCTTTTCAAGATTGTGTGGAAGTCTGGTACTGTGCCTAAAGAGTGGCACAGAGATCAgagtgtgtgccaattacaggggtatgaAACTTCTGAGCCTCCCTAGTAAAGGCTAATCCAAAGTGCTggaaggagggttcggccaagaGTCAAACTTCAGATTGAAGAGAAACAATGCAGATTTTGCCCTTGTCGTGGATCAACGGACcggctcttcactctcgcaaggatcctggagagTATTCCCATTAggtttacatgtgttttgtggatctggagaaggcatATGACCGGGTCCTTCAGGAGATACTGCGGGAAGGTGCTGCAGGAGTATGGGGTACCTTCTTAGGGCTATCCAATCCCTGCACGTCCAAAGCAATAGCTGTGTTGGCCtctgccagggctgcgctttgacaccaatcctgtttgtgatTTTCATGGACAGGATATTGAGGCATAGTTGTGGTGGGGAGGTGTTGCAGTTTGATGAGCtgttttttgcagatgatgtggtcctgatggcatcatcagtctgtgaccttcagcactcactggatctgAAGCAGCTGGGATGAGGATTGGCACCTCTACATCTGAGGctatggttctcagcaggaaaccgatggagtgcctactccggGTAGGAAATGAGTCttgtaaggatgccccctggcaTGTCCAGCTGGCAGAAGGCATCAGGCCTCAAGACCCAGGACTGGCTGTCCCCACGACCCAAttccggataagcggatgaagatggatagatggatttTTCACTTAGAAGTTTAGAGTAATAAAGGCCAGTTGTATTAATTGTAAGACCATAGTTGGTTGTTGTATCTTTTGCTTAAAGCATTTCTAAAGCCCCATCTATATTTGACATAAAGAAAGTCTGTTACTCGACCCACCAGGCTCGACGTTTTGCAGCAGGATGCGAACATGCTGGTCCCTGTCTGACCGGTTCTGTTCATGGTGGAAGCCCAGGGCGTGGAGCAGCTCGTGTTGGATGACCTCCAGGAAAACACAGCCCTGGCGCATCAAAGACACTACCTGGCCTCTACCACGACGCCCAATATATGAGAAACACCTGAAAGATAGAAGTAAACCAAACCTTTGACTAACTAAGAGTGTATTTGTGCAGGCatatgtgtgttatgtgcaTTGTGTGGTCCATACCCATCGCGAGACTGGATGTCCACAAAGTCCCTCTGTCTGTTAGTCAAGGGGATGAAGCGGATGCAAGTGGACTCAGCAAATGAGCGGAGGCCTTGGATGATggtttgtctctctcttgtgGCTTGACagtaagaaaaacaacattatcAGTTTAATGGGTTTTATTGCTGTCATCTTCTAATTCACTCTGCTTTCATATTAAAAGGGGACGTTTAGCACTTTAACTATACAAGTAgactactatactactacttTTACTACTACCCCTACTACTATTCTGGTACCACAACTACCACTACAACTACTACTGCTGCTCCTATTGCAATACTAGTGTTGTTGCTCTTGCTACTACTGTACAAATCTACTACTTAGGGCTGCAActtacaattattttcattgttgataaATCTGTTGataattttctcaattaataGATTGGTCTATAAAATCTCAGAAAATGgcgaaaaatgtggatcagtgtttcccaaagcccaagatgacgtcctcaaatgtcttgttttgtgcatATTTCAAATATATTACATTTACTAGTTTGTTGCTGCTACTTCTAAAATTGTGCTTCTACTAGGCTATTATTTACTGCTGAATACAGAAGCAAAGTAAAAGCCAAGCCTTCAGTACTCACAGTACTGGTTGGAGATGCGGTAGGGTACGTAGACGTTGCCGTCGGTGGCTTTACGCCACAGGCAGCCTCGTGCTGTGCAGGGATCAGCGTTCTGTAGACCTGTTGGCACTGCTATGTCTCCAAATAACACCAGAGGGTCATCAACGTTCTTTCCTGCAAAATCACATGACAAGATCAATTAATGTTTTCATCTATTCTTATTGAACTGCATTtcataatattttttatttaactgctgCGTTAAAAGCAGGTCAAATCTGGGTCTGATACAGTATGCTCTTCTTCCAAAATGCAGTATCTCTGCTGTATACTTTCAGGTATGTACTGTAACACcagcattatttattatttctatatGTAAGGTTAGATAAgtattactgtactgtaataagATGAAAAACATGAATATGTACATTTGTTCCCTTGATTGAAAATAAAGAGATACCTGAAATGAGATCAGTGATTAGTTTACTCTGATTTGCTGCTTGAGTGATAATGTCACCAAAGGGAATGAATAAAGCAGTTGCAGTGGAGATGAACATACCAAGATTAACATTGGCCTTCTCCAACAGCGTGGACACACTGAAATCGTCATCTTCAATGGTGTTGCCTGTGGAGAAGAAACTATTTGGTCATGTATCAGTTACATGATGCCCGACTATATTTTTACAGAATTTTTACCGTCTGAAAAGTAGCCAAGTCTTACCAGAGCTCTCCtcacttttttcaaatgaaGCCTGTAATAAGACAAAAAGTAATCGTTGGTTAAATACAGTTGAATCGTTATAGAGACACTGAATTTCAGAAAGTGTTTAGTTCAGTCAGTGATTTGACTTTTAATCCAAGACTACTATGGTTGGTCTTATAACAATAGCATGTAGGCAGAAATAAAAATCATCAGCGGCGCCTCTACTTCCTCCGCAAACTGAATAGAGCGAGACCCCCCCACCCATCATGTGTTCCTTCTACAGGGGCACCATTGAGAGCATCCTGTCCAGCATCCTGCGCTGCCTCCAATCATAAGACCCTGCAATGCATAGTGAAGGCTGCTGGGCGGATCATTGGTGTCCCACTCCCCTCACTCCTGGACATTTACCAAACCCGCCTCACCCGCAAAGCAACCAGCATTGTGGGTGACCTCAGCCACCCCTCAAACAGCCTCCTGCCATGTGCGAGAAGGTACTGGAGCATCTGTGCCTGTTCCACCAGACTGGCAAACAGCTTCATTCCCCAGGCAGTCAGGAAGCTCAacaccctcccctctctccatccctctcacCTTTGCTCCCAAGAACTCTGGACTCTgaacccctcctcctcccatcaGGATCAGCACCAGCCACTTTATAATGAAGACAGTCAGGACTCTTccttttatatttcacaatatttatcttaaagcaacaccaaagattcttttgtaccttaaaggggcgctatgcagttttggccatttcttcgctgttttctcgtttttgctcgcaggtttctctatagagctcccccaaCAGCTTTGGAAAAGATATTTGGTGCTTACGATGCTTactcgtgtctgactcctcactcggtcagtctgccgtttcctctttctctcttcctccgacgatgctttcctagctttctgcttcttttatCCCGAcacagccatgacgatagtgtgaaaaaccccattgctaccttgttcttatagctagccggttcctgtatgtgtgc
This sequence is a window from Perca flavescens isolate YP-PL-M2 chromosome 1, PFLA_1.0, whole genome shotgun sequence. Protein-coding genes within it:
- the LOC114567998 gene encoding low choriolytic enzyme; translated protein: MMLQAAVLSVLFFSVHSFTIQASFEKSEESSGNTIEDDDFSVSTLLEKANVNLGKNVDDPLVLFGDIAVPTGLQNADPCTARGCLWRKATDGNVYVPYRISNQYSTRERQTIIQGLRSFAESTCIRFIPLTNRQRDFVDIQSRDGCFSYIGRRGRGQVVSLMRQGCVFLEVIQHELLHALGFHHEQNRSDRDQHVRILLQNVEPGLESQFTKVQTRNLGTPYDYGSVMQYDRFAFSRNRQPTIVPIPDNNVSLGRATQMSPNDILRVNRLYGCNSTASRRHLKPGQRKHFL